The Lepeophtheirus salmonis chromosome 13, UVic_Lsal_1.4, whole genome shotgun sequence genome segment ctctataaataaaaaatgacataaccTTCTCATTGaataatgataaacagtgatatttgaattgaatcaaaataataagtactcaaaatccctatgaaaagtctaaagtttttacaattattattcttttttgattgattgggacgagaaaagtaggataattatagaaaaatatcatattctttctcttgtaatttttaatttgtatctacaacacgaaattaaaattgtatatcgatgtaataacatctttttaatacattttagggtcagatattgGTAAAAATAGGCAATAGAGGAATACAGTTTTTATAGAGAGTAAGGGGTCACTCCATTTATTTTCGGGCCCCATTTGGACATCCAATAGTCCACTAGTTttctcaatattaataaaaatagtattttctttttaatcaattgaGTTGTTTCAGCCCCTACAATTGAAGTACATTtacaatgctgacgtcatttGAAAAGATTTTGCAGTTCCGTCGATATCGATCCTTCTTAAGTGTTGATGTTGatccatttcaaatattaaattttttggaaaaaaaattcaaaaatccatagttattgagaaaaaatgtaaattttttggaatttttttttcaaaaatccatagtaactcagagaaaattaattttttttgaaaaaaaaattataattatttaggaatttttttttaatttttgctgtGTTGCATAATTTCCCTACAGTTCACCCGctgtggatgcccctgattACAGaccacttaaaaataaataatatgtaactatTTATAAGTTAAACATGATATGTATAGTgttctaaattcttcattacTCAACCAAAGcaagaagttattttatatgaaatgtttgagtaattatgtatgtttaaaatgttaaaaatgtattcagtttagatagtatatatttatttctttcttcaaatttaatggTAACTAACATAGAGTTATTTTCTATGTAGCTACCCCTAACGTATAGAATACGGCAGTTTGTTCTATTTCATCCTTcgattataattacttataccAAATAATTAGAGTGGAATAATTTCATTCCCTACTAAAAATTActgaaaatacattaaatggGATAACGTTACTGTTGTAATCAATTGGTTTCtagatattttgatttctaCGGACACCGCAATTAACtaaatttgataattacatgagtgtcgaataaattttttagaaccGTTTCTgtcgtcattaaatatgtatttacatttattctataaataaattgatttatggaattaaacattgacaaagtcatttgaattaatatttgttttacaagttgATCAAGACGAAGCcggattattattttaattgaaatgagttgaaatattaatattctttgataaatttgGTTATCACAAACGAAGTAagatattcaaatttcattgtatcatactagaaaaatacacataaaaatttgttcaaagaGCCTATAAATTACTTGTTAtgttctcataacttggcttgatttccattggaagtatgaattcacagtcctTTGGGTAACTACGTAATGCAGCTTGTCTTTGGACAAGAAAGAAAGTTTATGAAGATAGGAAGACCATTGTTCTATTAcaatttcagattgctccaactgtactgagctttacagttttcctcgcgCTCTCCATCAGCCCGATGTTTTACTGCATTCCCGAATCTTCTCTGGGTTGCTCGCTAAAACCAACTGCCTCTTCTTTTGACatatcctggatcataacgaagtggaaatcactgctcttgcctaatattatactaatgcttgttcgtcaatccatgagtcttgtccaatatgaataatccatcatttctaatgatattataattgataaaggGGAATCAAGTGATTAGCTCTTCTgtcatgtttgtttatttttcttttatcttaacatttattatattcatgataggtattatatcagtttaaaataatcttgccattttttcctaaaatcctgtgaaattataataaagtaccCGCACAGAATGTAATGTGAAACTATGAAAATCACATAGGTAAATGAATGTTGGGTTGTCAAAATATcagtggataaaaaaatgtgtataggtcttgttttgaaatattcacTTCTCTCGTTCCGTGTCGTATCATTTCTCATTCATAATTGACATACAAAATCGAAGAAATCAACTTTGAGAgcaatttatttcattgatcATATAATGAGAATATGTCTTATCTTATATTAGATATCCACTATATGTTACTTATATCGCGTTTGTGAActgataataaataacaattaattacacgAGATTTGAGTCAACTTTtgagcatgaaaaaaaaaatcaataatgtacCCCAAGTcaatttaaattgcaaaattttacGCTGATTTCAAATATGTCCTTATATTTCATATGCAATCATTCAAACATGAGAAAATGCCATTTTAAGGTTTAAAAACcactatattttaatattttgataattacaaCATGTTCAAGTCTACCCTACGCATAAGCCTTTTCCACAAATTCTATATTGTAACATTTGTATACTTTACCTCTCGAACTTGACagatcaatttatatatttaataagtatctCTCAAAATTTTGTAGGATAATAAGTTTGAACATAATTTTGAGTGGAATAATTATGGCCAAAAGAGGTTCATGTAAAGTAGTAGCagattttaagtatatttataaatattttatatcataaattcaatgttgatagaaaataaatgaaatttaattgcTACATTTTGAGTCATGGCTATTAAATAGTAAagtgaataaaaacattttttcctttcaaagtTTCAACTCgtagatattattaatataatctagAGTACTTTTACAGTCAATCTTTGTCTGCACAGTGCTCGTGTtctaatattatgaattattaagaAGATgcgaggagaaaaaaaagagagggaaaattgtaaaggtaaaaatatttgagtcagCTACAGAGTTTTGTGACGCAACCCATCTATTTCGTAATCTTCTAGCTCTAGCTTTTCAATGTAATCAATTCATTAATTcggagttttttattttatttattaaataaattagactTTATTCATTTTGAGGATTTTTACAATGACTTTTTCCGTGTCAATGTACTCAACTATGGAAAAATCCTATTCAAATTGATACatttgtgattttgttggaaTGTGTTGGAGCAGACTTGATGATTAccactaatttttttcaaagtgtaTTTGTGGGTTGTCGTCTACTGAGTGACTACTGAGTGAAAAATAGTAATGtgttaaaatagataaaaatatataaaatagatatgaGTCATGGATGACAAACTTACTATATGTGCTTTTGGTGGACTCTCTGTGAAGTATGTGTCGCGGGACTCTCTTCTTTGTTGCCTTATGCTAGTTTATGAACCGTCGAGTACAAAAAACGAAGTAGAGTACGGGTACTCGTGCTGTCCAAGAGCCAGTCAACGTCATCGGTCTGCCCCAGTATTGCATTAAGAAGAAGATAATTACACTACTAGTTACTACTACTAAGTACAAGTAGTAAGTACTATTCGTTTGAAAGCCCTTGAAAAGAGAAAGCAAAACTGCTTTAGTGtttcttttatgtttaaaaGTGACAATTGTGCTTCACAAATGCATTTCCTTGAGGAGTAAGAATGTCACAAAGGGGCGGCGGCGATGGAGGTGATGATGATGTACATCATCCAAGGGGACTCACAATCCCACTGCCTCGTGGAGGAGCCTCATCCTCATGTTCCAATTTTGAAGTATATTGGAGAGAAAAACAATCAGAGGTGAGCAAAAGTGTTCCAGAGTGTCTTGGAGAACTTTGGTGCGATGGATCTCTTCTATCTCCGAAAAAGAAATCCTTACCATCTCCCAGGAATATTCCGAAATTCATCaaacattcatttaataaacTGTGGCGCTCCAAATCCGAGAGTCCTTCAACCTCCTCATCACATGGACAACAAAAGGACCTTCAAACGCCGGATTCTTCTCTGGAAATATACGATTCCATATCCATGACTCAATCCACTCTGGATTTCATTGAAGAGACCCGAATGATCGGTCTACCTCTGATTCCTTTTAAGCACCCCTCCTGCTATCTACATGACGGACATAAACCCTTAATGAGGAAACCTACTCCTGAAGAACCTCAGAACCTATCAACCATCATTACTGAAGCAGATCGCCAATTCAATGATGAATTGCAATTGCCTCCCTACGTACCTGATCATGAAAGAGACTTTTTCTCATTTCCATTCATAGACGAAGAGTCCTCAACACTCATACAAGAAAATAGCTCCGAGTATATCTATATGAAACCCGTTGGCAACTATTATTCTTCTTTTGATGGTTTAGAATAGGCAATATATACGTATCATATGTATTAGTCTTTCAAGCTAAGgaaccattttatttatttgtatatcaataattaatatcgTTAAAGCCTTTTAGTCTATTCCGTCAGATTTGTGATAAATTAGAAATAGTTTCAAATTGAAGATTGGATCCAAAAAAAgccaaagtttaaaataaatatatatatataggaaataaattttaaattataccacATACATAATcatgacttttaaaaaagatctcttttttttctttcacaatttccccctcttcttttcttttacctCGAATCTTATTCAATTACAAACAGGACTAAATGGGTGGTGATTGAATTCTCTAAATAGAGATCCTAAAATAACATGTACTTTAGAACAAATTCATTCAATAAGCGCCTTCATTCATATATACTAgtaaaatgtgaaaataattatcttttatcaattaaacatattattttgtgttaaaatgccttttaaaaataatatcattttctatTCCTCTTAACTATGTAACCAAAGATATATTCTATAGAAATTTAGTTTTCTCCTTATTACTACATCACAaacaccttatatatatattttttttcccgtataagtattatttttatgttcttcaATAAACAATAAGAGAATGTTATGTTATAGTATCCCTTacccattaatatttattgtattttctgtGATTATATACCTTAATGTTCACTTagaagaatgatttttaaacTTCCTGAGGCTGTCTAAAAGATAAAATGCAATACacacttttgaataattatctAGCTTTATGTCTTGATTTGCAAAACAATTATCTTCGTTATTCAGTTAATCattcattattataactatCTGTAGAAATTGtacacaaaaatagaaatacatttatatatactacGCAAAACCCCTTAAACACTAttaatctttttgaagtttaaaatgttGTCTAAAGAtaagttatttgttaaaaaaatgaacaatcaatgttaactatatacatatatatatatacaatatttttgaaaaatatatataaagcaagTCAATAAAATACTGTTATCATCATTCTATATGTAAgactttattcaattattgacTATTACCTTATTGTTggattgtatataaaattacatatgatATGAAATTTCGTATTATAATCTTACACAATAATACACTTAACGTATTGTTCCGTCTATATGTGCACCTCTTTAAAGATGCAGtgaattcgaaaaaaaatctattaactttaatttcaaatcCAAGCTCCTCTGATATTTCATGGATATTTTGTTGGCCTTATCCACAACATCAATGGGAAGAGAAGCCAGTCGAGCAACATTGATCCCATAGCTTTTGCGAACTGCGCCAGGGAATATCTTGTAGAGTAAAATAAGCGAGTTCTCTTCACCTAAAACTGAGTAGCCTACATGTCCATtccttatttgtttaaaatgtaGCTTTTCGAATTTGGAAGTTAATATTCCGTAGTGAGTAACGAAAAGtgtaaaacaatttgaagaatatattaaaaattttaaaatggattCTGCAAGTGCTAGTCCGTCATAGCTTGATGTTCCACGTCCTAATTCATCCAACAGAACTAAGGAGTTGGAAGATGCCCTACTTATAATATCACTTGTTTCTTCCATCTCtacataaaatgtacttttttgaaTCCAAATATTATCCTTCGCAcctgttcttaaaaaaatagcgTCTAGAATAGGGATTTTAGCTTCTTTTGCAGGCACAAAACATCCAATCTGggcaaaaatacaaataactgCGGTTTGTCGAAGAAATGATGACTTTCCACCACTATTTGGTCCAGTTAAGATTaaggttttattttcttttaaatatagatcGTTAGGAATGTACGTGGAGTTTGTAGGAAGATTGAGTTCCAGTATGGGATGACGTCCACCAACGACTTCAAAACATCCCTAAAAAAgttctttaattaaaagtattcaaaaaaacGTATTCCCAAGTTCAAAACCTCAGTAAATCTTGGTTTTGTATATCCATCTCTTTTGGAAACTAAATGTAGACCAAAAAGTGCGTCCAATTCAGCTAAATTACATATTCCTTTctgatattcacaaaaattaaaattaaattttgtcaaaaaggagTTCCATGCTTTTCGACACTCGCtaatcaacttttttcttttttgagataaaCTAACAACTTGTTCTTTAATGTATGGATCCCTATAACGCGTAACAGATTTAGTAGCGCTCATCTAAATTTAAgagacaaaaaagtaatttgacaCTGAGCTTTATACTAAAATTTACTTTGATCCATGAAGTCGGTACTTTGGTCTCGTTTTTAACTTCAATCAAATAGTCCATTCCGCAAACGGACACGTACTCGAAGGTGTATAGACCAAGTAGATGcatcaatttcaatttatacatTTCCAAATTCCACTCAACTTCTTCAAGTGATTCTCGTGATTGAAGCACCTCAGGATACTCGGAAAAATCTTTAAACACCTCATTCCAAATAACTTTATTTCCATTCCAGGACgatctatttaaattttctgaatattgATCAATCCCAGTAAATGACGCTATCACCTTATTGATAATCTTAAGAAGCAATTGACACTTGAGAGAAAGACGTTTACAAACTTGAAAGGATTTTTTCAATGCGTtgacgaataaaaaaaagtcctttggAGATATACGCTTGTTCAAAGTGGTCATAAGTGCAAGTTCTAAATCTGGCATCTTATTCAAGAGATTATACACCGCATTTGACAAGTCTTTATTAAGGATTAATTCCTCAATTGCCTCTTGTCTGGAAAGTATTTTTGCTTTGTTGCGTAAAGGATAGGCTAACCAGTTTCGAATAACTCGTGATCCAAATTTGGTACAagtctaaaagaaaaaaatattctaataaatagtgctaaaataataatttaaacttacattatttaaaaaatcaaagattgaaTTCCTTCTGCACTTGTTTCTACTAAATACTCCCAAATTATGTATAGTATATCCTGATAGTTTCATGTGCCTTGGTAATTCTTTGAAATTAACTATATTTGTAGTCATTAATAGACATTCttcaatttcaaattctttcaaataattataaacggCTCCCATAcactttgaaatattaaaactttcaacttctaaaacttttttgagtcCTTTAGAAAACATAAGtccatcaaaaaaagttatcttgTGGATCACTTTTGAATAGGCGTTGACTAGGCTCAAGAGAAACTGACTCAAAAGTCCTTAAAATATCTCTCGTGTCATTTGATATTAATAGCTCATCAAATAGGATCTCCGAAGGCCCCAAGCATGTTATACGAGATGAAATCTGATCTCTAAGCTTAGAGTCTATAAATTCATCATAAATGACTCGTCCATTTTTCGGATCAAAGTAAACAAAGGAAATT includes the following:
- the LOC139904706 gene encoding DNA mismatch repair protein Msh3-like, which encodes MTTNIVNFKELPRHMKLSGYTIHNLGVFSRNKCRRNSIFDFLNNTCTKFGSRVIRNWLAYPLRNKAKILSRQEAIEELILNKDLSNAVYNLLNKMPDLELALMTTLNKRISPKDFFLFVNALKKSFQVCKRLSLKCQLLLKIINKVIASFTGIDQYSENLNRSSWNGNKVIWNEVFKDFSEYPEVLQSRESLEEVEWNLEMYKLKLMHLLGLYTFEYVSVCGMDYLIEVKNETKVPTSWIKMSATKSVTRYRDPYIKEQVVSLSQKRKKLISECRKAWNSFLTKFNFNFCEYQKGICNLAELDALFGLHLVSKRDGYTKPRFTEGCFEVVGGRHPILELNLPTNSTYIPNDLYLKENKTLILTGPNSGGKSSFLRQTAVICIFAQIGCFVPAKEAKIPILDAIFLRTGAKDNIWIQKSTFYVEMEETSDIISRASSNSLVLLDELGRGTSSYDGLALAESILKFLIYSSNCFTLFVTHYGILTSKFEKLHFKQIRNGHVGYSVLGEENSLILLYKIFPGAVRKSYGINVARLASLPIDVVDKANKISMKYQRSLDLKLKLIDFFSNSLHL